In Fundulus heteroclitus isolate FHET01 chromosome 17, MU-UCD_Fhet_4.1, whole genome shotgun sequence, the following are encoded in one genomic region:
- the lmod2b gene encoding leiomodin-2: MSCFGYRRELSKYEDVDEDELLASLSPEELAELEKELVDIDPDANVPIGLRQRDQTDKTPTGTFSREALMKYWENETRKLLENEIAGGSPKLDEEQEDDDECLTQEDSEEEEEKHDENEKESKKSENSMEEDPREEDSDEDEEEEEESEEEEPVTEEDDDDDDEMEEDKQDDRSNSTPPTDSSLLTTQVVEPTLLRPQKVEPIRRTPPPPPPPPPPVDPNSSGNPTVVDDALQRVLNNDSELTEVNLNNIDDIKQETLIRFAEALTANSHVRVFSLANTRADDHVAVAIAKMLRENASIISLNIESNYVSGKGVMALVQALPGNNTLTELRFHNQRHMCGGQVEMEMVKILRENHTLIKLGYQFNLPGPRMSMTGILTRNQDRQRQKRLQEQRQQQQGAQDGAINPRTSALRGTPSSSPYSSPWSSPKLPRNDLAKKQTPPAPPPPPPPPPPPPPPPPPLPPVLPPQQEKKKPTRMIAEVIRAHEAGSKKAAKAKGKKGKRGKGKEETGCILKELKNALRPVATERRGEEGGSRPSTPMRSAHDQLMESIRGSSIRNLRRVEVPHHLH, from the exons ATGAGTTGTTTCGGTTATCGTCGAGAGCTGAGTAAATATGAAGATGTCGACGAGGATGAGCTCTTGGCATCACTCAgcccggaggagctggctgagCTGGAAAAGGAGTTGGTGGACATTGATCCCGACGCCAACGTGCCCATTGGACTCAGACAGAGAGATCAGACAGACAAGACCCCGACGGGCACGTTCAGCAGAGAGGCCCTCATGAAGTACTGGGAAAATGAGACCCGTAAACTTCTGGAGAACGAGATAGCAGGAGGAAGTCCCAAACTG GATGAAGAACAAGAAGACGATGACGAGTGTCTGACCCAAGAGGAcagtgaagaggaggaggaaaaacatgATGAGAATGAAAAGGAGAGCAAAAAGTCGGAGAATTCTATGGAGGAAGATCCCAGAGAGGAAGacagtgatgaagatgaagaagaagaggaggaaagcGAGGAAGAGGAGCCTGTAACagaagaagatgatgatgacgatgatgaaaTGGAAGAGGACAAACAAGACGATAGATCAAATTCTACACCCCCGACAGATTCAAGTCTATTGACAACCCAGGTGGTTGAACCAACACTCCTAAGGCCTCAGAAGGTGGAGCCTATCAGGCggactcctcctcctccacctccacctccaccaccagttgACCCAAACTCCAGTGGAAACCCTACAGTTGTTGACGATGCTTTGCAACGAGTTCTCAATAATGACTCCGAACTCACTGAGGTGAATCTGAACAACATCGATGACATCAAACAG GAAACTCTTATTCGATTTGCTGAAGCACTGACAGCCAACAGCCACGTGCGAGTCTTCAGTCTGGCAAACACCCGGGCTGATGACCACGTTGCTGTGGCCATTGCTAAGATGTTGAGGGAGAACGCATCCATCATCAGTCTGAACATCGAGTCCAACTATGTGAGCGGGAAGGGCGTGATGGCGTTGGTCCAAGCACTTCCAGGCAACAACACCCTGACTGAGCTTCGCTTTCACAACCAGCGGCACATGTGTGGAGGACAG GTGGAAATGGAGATGGTGAAGATTCTGAGGGAAAACCACACTTTGATCAAGCTGGGTTACCAGTTTAACCTTCCCGGTCCCAGAATGAGCATGACTGGAATACTGACCAGAAACCAGGACCGCCAGAGGCAGAAACGGCTGCAGGAGCAGAGGCAACAGCAACAGGGAGCGCAAGATGGAGCTATCAACCCAAGAACCTCTGCCCTG CGAGGCACACCAAGTTCATCCCCCTACAGTTCCCCTTGGTCCTCCCCCAAGCTTCCCCGAAACGACCTGGCTAAAAAGCAGACCCCCCCTGCACCaccgccgcctcctcctccgccgccgcctcctccaccgcctcctcctcctcttcctccggtTCTCCCGCCCCaacaggagaagaagaagcctACGAGGATGATCGCGGAGGTCATCAGGGCCCACGAGGCGGGCAGCAAGAAGGCGGCCAAAGCGAAGGGGAAGAAGGGGAAGAGGGGCAAGGGGAAAGAGGAGACGGGCTGCATCCTCAAGGAGCTCAAGAACGCCCTGAGACCCGTGGCGACAGAGAGGCGGGGGGAGGAGGGCGGCAGCAGGCCCTCCACGCCGATGAGGTCCGCCCACGACCAGCTGATGGAGTCCATCCGCGGCAGCAGCATCAGGAACCTCAGACGG GTGGAGGTTCCTCATCATCTCCACTAA
- the waslb gene encoding WASP like actin nucleation promoting factor b isoform X1, with protein sequence MLYLLGTLCNILLTLRKNTFICFLHQCYIFQSGSAPTAAMMFCTTFLSAPSEELHSEGGVGGGAAPVPSGGGGLGPGCLSSFHCLVLPQDELCPPLSVRPEERARCPAGKTLLDVGLSGCRAGESRRGWGGVGGRGARSASPSPRLTPKCLSKERSRGPALPMATIDIKNPEISNTHRFHNNSQVNNLMHTSFPRRIKKDKVKRKKLTKADIGTPSNFQHVNHVGWNPNTGFDMNNLDPELKNLFDLAGISEAQLKDKETSKAIYDFIEKNGGVEAVKNEVRRQGPPRWSAPPPPPPRSGPPPPPPPQHHSAAPPPPPPPSRVTRGAPPPPPHSRPPVSAPPPPPPSRPGMPPPPPSRGGPPPPPTPAHASIPVAPPPPPPPPSLAPSSNGAPPPPPPPPPPGPPPPPSLDGGEGKSALLSQIREGAQLKKVDQKERPVSSGGGGGRDALLDQIRQGIQLKPRDDASEPAPGDAAPTAGIVGALMAAMQKRSKAIHSSDDDDDDEDEEDFEEDDEWDDE encoded by the exons ATGCTCTACCTGCTTGGTACCCTCTGCAATATACTTCTTACCCTGCGAAAGAATACCTTTATCTGCTTCTTGCATCAATGCTATATTTTTCAGTCGGGATCCGCTCCAACAGCTGCAATGATGTTCTGCACGACCTTTCTTTCCGCCCCCTCTGAGGAGCTTCATTCTGAGGGTGGGgttggaggaggagcagctccgGTACctagtggtggtggtgggttgGGTCCAGGCTGTCTTTCTTCATTTCACTGCCTGGTTCTCCCTCAGGACGAACTCTGCCCGCCTCTTTCCGTTCGCCCAGAGGAGCGAGCTCGCTGCCCGGCCGGTAAAACGCTCTTAGACGTGGGTTTGAGCGGCTGCCGAGCAGGAGAATCCAGGCGCGGTTGGGGCGGGGTAGGAGGGCGAGGCGCTCGGTCGGCGTCCCCATCGCCCCGCCTCACTCCCAAATGTTTGTCTAAAGAGAGATCCAGAG GACCCGCGTTGCCCATGGCTACCATCGACATCAAAAACCCAGAAATCAGCAACACTCACCGTTTTCACAACAACTCTCAGGTGAACAACCTTATGCACACCTCCTTCCCAAGGCGGATCAAAAAGGACAAAGTCAAGAGGAAGAAGCTGACCAAGGCCGACATCGGCACACCCAGCAACTTCCA GCACGTTAATCACGTAGGATGGAATCCAAACACCGGCTTCGAC ATGAATAACCTGGACCCAGAGCTGAAGAACCTGTTTGATTTGGCCGGCATCTCCGAGGCTCAGCTGAAGGACAAGGAGACCTCGAAGGCCATCTACGACTTCATAGAGAAAAACGGAGGCGTGGAGGCCGTCAAAAACGAGGTACGGAGACAAG GTCCGCCCAGGTGGAGCG ctcctccaccacctccacccaGAAGTGGCCCCCCtcctccacccccaccccaacatcacagcgctgctcctccacctcctcctcctccatcccgGGTTACGCGGGGCGCCCCGCCACCTCCTCCCCACTCCAGACCTCCCGTCTCAGCGCCCCCACCTCCGCCCCCATCCCGACCGGGGATGCCGCCCCCACCACCCAGCCGAGGCGGCCCCCCGCCCCCGCCAACCCCGGCTCACGCCTCCATCCCCGTGGCCCCGCCGCCCCCACCACCTCCGCCTTCCTTAGCTCCATCCAGCAACGGCGCGCCTCCTCCGCCGCCACCTCCCCCGCCTCCCGGacctcctcctccaccctcCCTGGACGGAGGGGAGGGCAAGTCTGCGCTGCTGAGTCAGATCAGAGAGGGAGCCCAGCTGAAGAAGGTGGACCAGAAGGAGAGACCGGTGtccagcggcggcggcggcggcagagACGCACTTCTGGACCAGATCCGACAGGGAATCCAACTCAAACCT AGGGATGATGCTTCTGAACCGGCGCCTGGTGACGCAGCCCCCACAGCGGGCATCGTCGGGGCCCTGATGGCAGCCATGCAGAAGAGGAGCAAAGCTATTCACTCTTCGG atgatgacgatgatgacgaAGATGAGGAGGACTTTGAGGAAGATGATGAATGGGATGACGAGTGA
- the waslb gene encoding WASP like actin nucleation promoting factor b isoform X2, with protein sequence MLYLLGTLCNILLTLRKNTFICFLHQCYIFQSGSAPTAAMMFCTTFLSAPSEELHSEGGVGGGAAPVPSGGGGLGPGCLSSFHCLVLPQDELCPPLSVRPEERARCPAGKTLLDVGLSGCRAGESRRGWGGVGGRGARSASPSPRLTPKCLSKERSRGPALPMATIDIKNPEISNTHRFHNNSQVNNLMHTSFPRRIKKDKVKRKKLTKADIGTPSNFQHVNHVGWNPNTGFDMNNLDPELKNLFDLAGISEAQLKDKETSKAIYDFIEKNGGVEAVKNEVRRQAPPPPPPRSGPPPPPPPQHHSAAPPPPPPPSRVTRGAPPPPPHSRPPVSAPPPPPPSRPGMPPPPPSRGGPPPPPTPAHASIPVAPPPPPPPPSLAPSSNGAPPPPPPPPPPGPPPPPSLDGGEGKSALLSQIREGAQLKKVDQKERPVSSGGGGGRDALLDQIRQGIQLKPRDDASEPAPGDAAPTAGIVGALMAAMQKRSKAIHSSDDDDDDEDEEDFEEDDEWDDE encoded by the exons ATGCTCTACCTGCTTGGTACCCTCTGCAATATACTTCTTACCCTGCGAAAGAATACCTTTATCTGCTTCTTGCATCAATGCTATATTTTTCAGTCGGGATCCGCTCCAACAGCTGCAATGATGTTCTGCACGACCTTTCTTTCCGCCCCCTCTGAGGAGCTTCATTCTGAGGGTGGGgttggaggaggagcagctccgGTACctagtggtggtggtgggttgGGTCCAGGCTGTCTTTCTTCATTTCACTGCCTGGTTCTCCCTCAGGACGAACTCTGCCCGCCTCTTTCCGTTCGCCCAGAGGAGCGAGCTCGCTGCCCGGCCGGTAAAACGCTCTTAGACGTGGGTTTGAGCGGCTGCCGAGCAGGAGAATCCAGGCGCGGTTGGGGCGGGGTAGGAGGGCGAGGCGCTCGGTCGGCGTCCCCATCGCCCCGCCTCACTCCCAAATGTTTGTCTAAAGAGAGATCCAGAG GACCCGCGTTGCCCATGGCTACCATCGACATCAAAAACCCAGAAATCAGCAACACTCACCGTTTTCACAACAACTCTCAGGTGAACAACCTTATGCACACCTCCTTCCCAAGGCGGATCAAAAAGGACAAAGTCAAGAGGAAGAAGCTGACCAAGGCCGACATCGGCACACCCAGCAACTTCCA GCACGTTAATCACGTAGGATGGAATCCAAACACCGGCTTCGAC ATGAATAACCTGGACCCAGAGCTGAAGAACCTGTTTGATTTGGCCGGCATCTCCGAGGCTCAGCTGAAGGACAAGGAGACCTCGAAGGCCATCTACGACTTCATAGAGAAAAACGGAGGCGTGGAGGCCGTCAAAAACGAGGTACGGAGACAAG ctcctccaccacctccacccaGAAGTGGCCCCCCtcctccacccccaccccaacatcacagcgctgctcctccacctcctcctcctccatcccgGGTTACGCGGGGCGCCCCGCCACCTCCTCCCCACTCCAGACCTCCCGTCTCAGCGCCCCCACCTCCGCCCCCATCCCGACCGGGGATGCCGCCCCCACCACCCAGCCGAGGCGGCCCCCCGCCCCCGCCAACCCCGGCTCACGCCTCCATCCCCGTGGCCCCGCCGCCCCCACCACCTCCGCCTTCCTTAGCTCCATCCAGCAACGGCGCGCCTCCTCCGCCGCCACCTCCCCCGCCTCCCGGacctcctcctccaccctcCCTGGACGGAGGGGAGGGCAAGTCTGCGCTGCTGAGTCAGATCAGAGAGGGAGCCCAGCTGAAGAAGGTGGACCAGAAGGAGAGACCGGTGtccagcggcggcggcggcggcagagACGCACTTCTGGACCAGATCCGACAGGGAATCCAACTCAAACCT AGGGATGATGCTTCTGAACCGGCGCCTGGTGACGCAGCCCCCACAGCGGGCATCGTCGGGGCCCTGATGGCAGCCATGCAGAAGAGGAGCAAAGCTATTCACTCTTCGG atgatgacgatgatgacgaAGATGAGGAGGACTTTGAGGAAGATGATGAATGGGATGACGAGTGA
- the waslb gene encoding WASP like actin nucleation promoting factor b isoform X6, with protein MSGMQPPRRPVNAGSSLLSPQENDSLFNYLGRKCTALSSGVVQVFTADRNGSWNKRCCGVACLVKDNPQRSYFIRVFDIREGKMMFEQELYNNFSGNQPKPYFITFAGDSCQVGLNFTNSEESRNFYATLRDLTEKRSRRTGPALPMATIDIKNPEISNTHRFHNNSQVNNLMHTSFPRRIKKDKVKRKKLTKADIGTPSNFQHVNHVGWNPNTGFDMNNLDPELKNLFDLAGISEAQLKDKETSKAIYDFIEKNGGVEAVKNEVRRQAPPPPPPRSGPPPPPPPQHHSAAPPPPPPPSRVTRGAPPPPPHSRPPVSAPPPPPPSRPGMPPPPPSRGGPPPPPTPAHASIPVAPPPPPPPPSLAPSSNGAPPPPPPPPPPGPPPPPSLDGGEGKSALLSQIREGAQLKKVDQKERPVSSGGGGGRDALLDQIRQGIQLKPRDDASEPAPGDAAPTAGIVGALMAAMQKRSKAIHSSDDDDDDEDEEDFEEDDEWDDE; from the exons GCGTTGTCTTCAGGAGTGGTCCAGGTGTTCACAGCAGACCGAAACGGCAGCTGGAACAAAAGATGCTGCGGGGTGGCCTGCTTGGTCAAAGACAACCCCCAGCGCTCCTACTTCATCAGGGTCTTCGACATCAGG gaggGTAAGATGATGTTTGAACAGGAGCTGTACAATAACTTCAGTGGTAACCAACCCAAACCTTACTTCATCACATTTGCTGGAGAC TCGTGTCAAGTGGGTCTGAACTTCACCAATTCAGAGGAGAGCAGGAATTTTTATGCCACCTTAAGAGACCTGACGGAGAAAAGAAGCAGGAGAACCG GACCCGCGTTGCCCATGGCTACCATCGACATCAAAAACCCAGAAATCAGCAACACTCACCGTTTTCACAACAACTCTCAGGTGAACAACCTTATGCACACCTCCTTCCCAAGGCGGATCAAAAAGGACAAAGTCAAGAGGAAGAAGCTGACCAAGGCCGACATCGGCACACCCAGCAACTTCCA GCACGTTAATCACGTAGGATGGAATCCAAACACCGGCTTCGAC ATGAATAACCTGGACCCAGAGCTGAAGAACCTGTTTGATTTGGCCGGCATCTCCGAGGCTCAGCTGAAGGACAAGGAGACCTCGAAGGCCATCTACGACTTCATAGAGAAAAACGGAGGCGTGGAGGCCGTCAAAAACGAGGTACGGAGACAAG ctcctccaccacctccacccaGAAGTGGCCCCCCtcctccacccccaccccaacatcacagcgctgctcctccacctcctcctcctccatcccgGGTTACGCGGGGCGCCCCGCCACCTCCTCCCCACTCCAGACCTCCCGTCTCAGCGCCCCCACCTCCGCCCCCATCCCGACCGGGGATGCCGCCCCCACCACCCAGCCGAGGCGGCCCCCCGCCCCCGCCAACCCCGGCTCACGCCTCCATCCCCGTGGCCCCGCCGCCCCCACCACCTCCGCCTTCCTTAGCTCCATCCAGCAACGGCGCGCCTCCTCCGCCGCCACCTCCCCCGCCTCCCGGacctcctcctccaccctcCCTGGACGGAGGGGAGGGCAAGTCTGCGCTGCTGAGTCAGATCAGAGAGGGAGCCCAGCTGAAGAAGGTGGACCAGAAGGAGAGACCGGTGtccagcggcggcggcggcggcagagACGCACTTCTGGACCAGATCCGACAGGGAATCCAACTCAAACCT AGGGATGATGCTTCTGAACCGGCGCCTGGTGACGCAGCCCCCACAGCGGGCATCGTCGGGGCCCTGATGGCAGCCATGCAGAAGAGGAGCAAAGCTATTCACTCTTCGG atgatgacgatgatgacgaAGATGAGGAGGACTTTGAGGAAGATGATGAATGGGATGACGAGTGA
- the waslb gene encoding WASP like actin nucleation promoting factor b isoform X3, which produces MSGMQPPRRPVNAGSSLLSPQENDSLFNYLGRKCTALSSGVVQVFTADRNGSWNKRCCGVACLVKDNPQRSYFIRVFDIREGKMMFEQELYNNFSGNQPKPYFITFAGDSCQVGLNFTNSEESRNFYATLRDLTEKRSRRTERKRDPPNGPALPMATIDIKNPEISNTHRFHNNSQVNNLMHTSFPRRIKKDKVKRKKLTKADIGTPSNFQHVNHVGWNPNTGFDMNNLDPELKNLFDLAGISEAQLKDKETSKAIYDFIEKNGGVEAVKNEVRRQGPPRWSAPPPPPPRSGPPPPPPPQHHSAAPPPPPPPSRVTRGAPPPPPHSRPPVSAPPPPPPSRPGMPPPPPSRGGPPPPPTPAHASIPVAPPPPPPPPSLAPSSNGAPPPPPPPPPPGPPPPPSLDGGEGKSALLSQIREGAQLKKVDQKERPVSSGGGGGRDALLDQIRQGIQLKPRDDASEPAPGDAAPTAGIVGALMAAMQKRSKAIHSSDDDDDDEDEEDFEEDDEWDDE; this is translated from the exons GCGTTGTCTTCAGGAGTGGTCCAGGTGTTCACAGCAGACCGAAACGGCAGCTGGAACAAAAGATGCTGCGGGGTGGCCTGCTTGGTCAAAGACAACCCCCAGCGCTCCTACTTCATCAGGGTCTTCGACATCAGG gaggGTAAGATGATGTTTGAACAGGAGCTGTACAATAACTTCAGTGGTAACCAACCCAAACCTTACTTCATCACATTTGCTGGAGAC TCGTGTCAAGTGGGTCTGAACTTCACCAATTCAGAGGAGAGCAGGAATTTTTATGCCACCTTAAGAGACCTGACGGAGAAAAGAAGCAGGAGAACCG AGAGGAAGCGAGACCCTCCGAATG GACCCGCGTTGCCCATGGCTACCATCGACATCAAAAACCCAGAAATCAGCAACACTCACCGTTTTCACAACAACTCTCAGGTGAACAACCTTATGCACACCTCCTTCCCAAGGCGGATCAAAAAGGACAAAGTCAAGAGGAAGAAGCTGACCAAGGCCGACATCGGCACACCCAGCAACTTCCA GCACGTTAATCACGTAGGATGGAATCCAAACACCGGCTTCGAC ATGAATAACCTGGACCCAGAGCTGAAGAACCTGTTTGATTTGGCCGGCATCTCCGAGGCTCAGCTGAAGGACAAGGAGACCTCGAAGGCCATCTACGACTTCATAGAGAAAAACGGAGGCGTGGAGGCCGTCAAAAACGAGGTACGGAGACAAG GTCCGCCCAGGTGGAGCG ctcctccaccacctccacccaGAAGTGGCCCCCCtcctccacccccaccccaacatcacagcgctgctcctccacctcctcctcctccatcccgGGTTACGCGGGGCGCCCCGCCACCTCCTCCCCACTCCAGACCTCCCGTCTCAGCGCCCCCACCTCCGCCCCCATCCCGACCGGGGATGCCGCCCCCACCACCCAGCCGAGGCGGCCCCCCGCCCCCGCCAACCCCGGCTCACGCCTCCATCCCCGTGGCCCCGCCGCCCCCACCACCTCCGCCTTCCTTAGCTCCATCCAGCAACGGCGCGCCTCCTCCGCCGCCACCTCCCCCGCCTCCCGGacctcctcctccaccctcCCTGGACGGAGGGGAGGGCAAGTCTGCGCTGCTGAGTCAGATCAGAGAGGGAGCCCAGCTGAAGAAGGTGGACCAGAAGGAGAGACCGGTGtccagcggcggcggcggcggcagagACGCACTTCTGGACCAGATCCGACAGGGAATCCAACTCAAACCT AGGGATGATGCTTCTGAACCGGCGCCTGGTGACGCAGCCCCCACAGCGGGCATCGTCGGGGCCCTGATGGCAGCCATGCAGAAGAGGAGCAAAGCTATTCACTCTTCGG atgatgacgatgatgacgaAGATGAGGAGGACTTTGAGGAAGATGATGAATGGGATGACGAGTGA
- the waslb gene encoding WASP like actin nucleation promoting factor b isoform X5: protein MSGMQPPRRPVNAGSSLLSPQENDSLFNYLGRKCTALSSGVVQVFTADRNGSWNKRCCGVACLVKDNPQRSYFIRVFDIREGKMMFEQELYNNFSGNQPKPYFITFAGDSCQVGLNFTNSEESRNFYATLRDLTEKRSRRTGPALPMATIDIKNPEISNTHRFHNNSQVNNLMHTSFPRRIKKDKVKRKKLTKADIGTPSNFQHVNHVGWNPNTGFDMNNLDPELKNLFDLAGISEAQLKDKETSKAIYDFIEKNGGVEAVKNEVRRQGPPRWSAPPPPPPRSGPPPPPPPQHHSAAPPPPPPPSRVTRGAPPPPPHSRPPVSAPPPPPPSRPGMPPPPPSRGGPPPPPTPAHASIPVAPPPPPPPPSLAPSSNGAPPPPPPPPPPGPPPPPSLDGGEGKSALLSQIREGAQLKKVDQKERPVSSGGGGGRDALLDQIRQGIQLKPRDDASEPAPGDAAPTAGIVGALMAAMQKRSKAIHSSDDDDDDEDEEDFEEDDEWDDE from the exons GCGTTGTCTTCAGGAGTGGTCCAGGTGTTCACAGCAGACCGAAACGGCAGCTGGAACAAAAGATGCTGCGGGGTGGCCTGCTTGGTCAAAGACAACCCCCAGCGCTCCTACTTCATCAGGGTCTTCGACATCAGG gaggGTAAGATGATGTTTGAACAGGAGCTGTACAATAACTTCAGTGGTAACCAACCCAAACCTTACTTCATCACATTTGCTGGAGAC TCGTGTCAAGTGGGTCTGAACTTCACCAATTCAGAGGAGAGCAGGAATTTTTATGCCACCTTAAGAGACCTGACGGAGAAAAGAAGCAGGAGAACCG GACCCGCGTTGCCCATGGCTACCATCGACATCAAAAACCCAGAAATCAGCAACACTCACCGTTTTCACAACAACTCTCAGGTGAACAACCTTATGCACACCTCCTTCCCAAGGCGGATCAAAAAGGACAAAGTCAAGAGGAAGAAGCTGACCAAGGCCGACATCGGCACACCCAGCAACTTCCA GCACGTTAATCACGTAGGATGGAATCCAAACACCGGCTTCGAC ATGAATAACCTGGACCCAGAGCTGAAGAACCTGTTTGATTTGGCCGGCATCTCCGAGGCTCAGCTGAAGGACAAGGAGACCTCGAAGGCCATCTACGACTTCATAGAGAAAAACGGAGGCGTGGAGGCCGTCAAAAACGAGGTACGGAGACAAG GTCCGCCCAGGTGGAGCG ctcctccaccacctccacccaGAAGTGGCCCCCCtcctccacccccaccccaacatcacagcgctgctcctccacctcctcctcctccatcccgGGTTACGCGGGGCGCCCCGCCACCTCCTCCCCACTCCAGACCTCCCGTCTCAGCGCCCCCACCTCCGCCCCCATCCCGACCGGGGATGCCGCCCCCACCACCCAGCCGAGGCGGCCCCCCGCCCCCGCCAACCCCGGCTCACGCCTCCATCCCCGTGGCCCCGCCGCCCCCACCACCTCCGCCTTCCTTAGCTCCATCCAGCAACGGCGCGCCTCCTCCGCCGCCACCTCCCCCGCCTCCCGGacctcctcctccaccctcCCTGGACGGAGGGGAGGGCAAGTCTGCGCTGCTGAGTCAGATCAGAGAGGGAGCCCAGCTGAAGAAGGTGGACCAGAAGGAGAGACCGGTGtccagcggcggcggcggcggcagagACGCACTTCTGGACCAGATCCGACAGGGAATCCAACTCAAACCT AGGGATGATGCTTCTGAACCGGCGCCTGGTGACGCAGCCCCCACAGCGGGCATCGTCGGGGCCCTGATGGCAGCCATGCAGAAGAGGAGCAAAGCTATTCACTCTTCGG atgatgacgatgatgacgaAGATGAGGAGGACTTTGAGGAAGATGATGAATGGGATGACGAGTGA
- the waslb gene encoding WASP like actin nucleation promoting factor b isoform X4, translating into MSGMQPPRRPVNAGSSLLSPQENDSLFNYLGRKCTALSSGVVQVFTADRNGSWNKRCCGVACLVKDNPQRSYFIRVFDIREGKMMFEQELYNNFSGNQPKPYFITFAGDSCQVGLNFTNSEESRNFYATLRDLTEKRSRRTERKRDPPNGPALPMATIDIKNPEISNTHRFHNNSQVNNLMHTSFPRRIKKDKVKRKKLTKADIGTPSNFQHVNHVGWNPNTGFDMNNLDPELKNLFDLAGISEAQLKDKETSKAIYDFIEKNGGVEAVKNEVRRQAPPPPPPRSGPPPPPPPQHHSAAPPPPPPPSRVTRGAPPPPPHSRPPVSAPPPPPPSRPGMPPPPPSRGGPPPPPTPAHASIPVAPPPPPPPPSLAPSSNGAPPPPPPPPPPGPPPPPSLDGGEGKSALLSQIREGAQLKKVDQKERPVSSGGGGGRDALLDQIRQGIQLKPRDDASEPAPGDAAPTAGIVGALMAAMQKRSKAIHSSDDDDDDEDEEDFEEDDEWDDE; encoded by the exons GCGTTGTCTTCAGGAGTGGTCCAGGTGTTCACAGCAGACCGAAACGGCAGCTGGAACAAAAGATGCTGCGGGGTGGCCTGCTTGGTCAAAGACAACCCCCAGCGCTCCTACTTCATCAGGGTCTTCGACATCAGG gaggGTAAGATGATGTTTGAACAGGAGCTGTACAATAACTTCAGTGGTAACCAACCCAAACCTTACTTCATCACATTTGCTGGAGAC TCGTGTCAAGTGGGTCTGAACTTCACCAATTCAGAGGAGAGCAGGAATTTTTATGCCACCTTAAGAGACCTGACGGAGAAAAGAAGCAGGAGAACCG AGAGGAAGCGAGACCCTCCGAATG GACCCGCGTTGCCCATGGCTACCATCGACATCAAAAACCCAGAAATCAGCAACACTCACCGTTTTCACAACAACTCTCAGGTGAACAACCTTATGCACACCTCCTTCCCAAGGCGGATCAAAAAGGACAAAGTCAAGAGGAAGAAGCTGACCAAGGCCGACATCGGCACACCCAGCAACTTCCA GCACGTTAATCACGTAGGATGGAATCCAAACACCGGCTTCGAC ATGAATAACCTGGACCCAGAGCTGAAGAACCTGTTTGATTTGGCCGGCATCTCCGAGGCTCAGCTGAAGGACAAGGAGACCTCGAAGGCCATCTACGACTTCATAGAGAAAAACGGAGGCGTGGAGGCCGTCAAAAACGAGGTACGGAGACAAG ctcctccaccacctccacccaGAAGTGGCCCCCCtcctccacccccaccccaacatcacagcgctgctcctccacctcctcctcctccatcccgGGTTACGCGGGGCGCCCCGCCACCTCCTCCCCACTCCAGACCTCCCGTCTCAGCGCCCCCACCTCCGCCCCCATCCCGACCGGGGATGCCGCCCCCACCACCCAGCCGAGGCGGCCCCCCGCCCCCGCCAACCCCGGCTCACGCCTCCATCCCCGTGGCCCCGCCGCCCCCACCACCTCCGCCTTCCTTAGCTCCATCCAGCAACGGCGCGCCTCCTCCGCCGCCACCTCCCCCGCCTCCCGGacctcctcctccaccctcCCTGGACGGAGGGGAGGGCAAGTCTGCGCTGCTGAGTCAGATCAGAGAGGGAGCCCAGCTGAAGAAGGTGGACCAGAAGGAGAGACCGGTGtccagcggcggcggcggcggcagagACGCACTTCTGGACCAGATCCGACAGGGAATCCAACTCAAACCT AGGGATGATGCTTCTGAACCGGCGCCTGGTGACGCAGCCCCCACAGCGGGCATCGTCGGGGCCCTGATGGCAGCCATGCAGAAGAGGAGCAAAGCTATTCACTCTTCGG atgatgacgatgatgacgaAGATGAGGAGGACTTTGAGGAAGATGATGAATGGGATGACGAGTGA